The Neodiprion virginianus isolate iyNeoVirg1 chromosome 5, iyNeoVirg1.1, whole genome shotgun sequence genome contains a region encoding:
- the LOC124305315 gene encoding uncharacterized protein LOC124305315 isoform X3: MEESASKAEKESMAKTIAGNVKEQKFWVVIRKELGVDPPLYLKHLLTCLGFDSAAALKNLSSEAFLEMEKFAQTDMLGLLGEDGYTKSDFFGIYSNTPEQFRILRGHRFCLFEIQKYIIEKGLNHFATAEQDINEKLTNIKAKKETKETLKAVSGKKSDPQSRKSQDLLSEEDQLYMLIKNWFSKQPDGEETFKDYLESPKNRYIEVSVKEDVDEEITYSGKISCCLCKTKITAHKAEYGKSVPRKTRWVCQNFMKHVKEKHLTLNPVENSKENLFPRKHNNSNKIDTKSGQAEKNTANVLKNVVANTTAFTSSCKKVQPEVQPLITDVFDKGTNDNDNWNTNASLSDSIANKNQKLGQNLPRIIEDVKLVTPVEIRRDIIKIEKSRGKRHITREIESDDETEAKPTKRSKNRIESDEELEVSARDKPNDESDVRSQAVIVESTNDELQGEFNLGIM; encoded by the coding sequence ATGGAGGAATCAGCGAGCAAGGCAGAAAAGGAGAGTATGGCGAAGACCATCGCTGGAAATGTTAAAGAACAAAAGTTTTGGGTCGTAATTAGGAAGGAACTTGGAGTTGATCCACCGTTGTACCTGAAGCATCTCCTCACCTGTCTGGGTTTCGATTCAGCGGCCGCTCTGAAAAACCTTTCAAGCGAAGCCTTTCTAGAAATGGAGAAATTTGCCCAAACTGACATGCTGGGATTGTTAGGCGAAGATGGTTACACAAAATCAGACTTCTTCGGTATCTACAGTAATACACCTGAACAATTCCGCATACTACGAGGACATAGGTTTTGCCTCTTCGAAATTCAGAAGTATATTATAGAAAAGGGGTTGAACCATTTTGCTACGGCCGAACAggatattaatgaaaaattaactaacatcaaagcaaaaaaagaaaccaaggAAACGCTAAAAGCTGtatcgggaaaaaaatcagatcCACAGTCACGAAAATCACAGGACTTATTGAGTGAAGAAGATCAATTATACATGCTCATTAAAAATTGGTTTTCTAAGCAACCAGATGGTGAAGAAACCTTCAAAGATTATTTAGAAAGCCCTAAAAATCGGTATATAGAGGTATCTGTCAAAGAAGACGTTGACGAAGAAATTACCTATTCGGGGAAAATATCGTGTTGCCTGTGTAAAACTAAAATTACCGCGCATAAAGCCGAATACGGGAAATCAGTACCGAGGAAAACTCGTTGGGtatgtcaaaattttatgaagcACGTAAAGGAAAAACATTTGACTTTGAACCCTGTGGAAAATTCgaaggaaaatttatttcctcgCAAGCATAACAATAGcaataaaattgatacaaaATCGGGTCAggcggaaaaaaatacagcaaaTGTTCTCAAAAACGTCGTCGCTAACACTACAGCTTTTACTTCTAGTTGTAAAAAGGTTCAACCCGAGGTTCAACCACTTATTACGGATGTATTCGATAAAGGCACCAATGACAATGATAACTGGAATACAAATGCTAGTTTGAGCGACAGTATCGCAAACAAGAACCAGAAGCTCGGCCAAAATTTACCAAGAATTATCGAAGACGTGAAATTAGTCACACCCGTTGAAATAAGAAGggatattattaaaattgaaaaaagcaGGGGAAAAAGGCATATTACTAGAGAAATTGAGAGTGATGACGAAACGGAAGCGAAACCTACTAAACggtcgaaaaatcgaattgaaagCGATGAAGAACTCGAAGTATCTGCACGTGACAAGCCAAATGATGAATCGGATGTTAGATCACAAGCTGTGATAGTTGAAAGTACAAATGATGAGTTACAGGGGGAATTCAACCTCGGAATAATGTAA
- the LOC124305315 gene encoding uncharacterized protein LOC124305315 isoform X1, with translation MELLLKYNAELKDCVKNLLAQSASKKLTKSCPTVNENSKSNLLVRKLMRISDKQSQAESCGNRYDCTVKKFASYIFMIGGRLSYETLCANLPLPSPSSVSRYLLENGPDIIEGQLRLQELKNYLIKADLPLVIWVSEDATRITGTVQYDPKTNQLIGLVLPTDKNGMPKCKSFMATSPKVMEETMQNIPIASLAYTIMAQPLQKNAASFCLCIFGTDNKFTAEHVLNRFQFIYEQCQQFGIRVLGFSSDGDPRLLKAMRIESQIGISNLDLLFGKENWTWFNSEFCSEYFVCQDTVHIGTKLRNRFIKNSIVLPMGNNIATVSHLKLLIQSQSKDKHQITYSDLDPKDKMNFPSVQKICQENVRKLLNDTVPGSEGTCQYLKILHNTVVSYIDSELTPLERIFSIWYSVFCLRMWRAWISANDSYTLGKNFITSNCYTCIEINAHTLIDVIIRLRDSDQPELFLPSLYSSQPCESFFRQVRSMSSTYSTIVNCSMMDIIHRLNRIQVQNEIIIEESENIIFPRFRERKSVINVNTYPLPSNQEIQKTVEDAKCRAIEDLGNLGIFFNNILCTLPFSAKSIQLDSDDESDSEEISEETESANEDTISAELEHDMITLQSVTGTLELKNYSTQTVQLNETSPFAVVRDSSQAEYVVRKSSICWLLNKTKHRLSSDRLQRVREIELPHLSKKESATRSNTVEENPEISIGTWMLFREDTEAETKYRVGLVLGFVYLTGKTDPQREYSRLSADVNNESIGVLCTWYRLISSSLRPAPVGSHDYKCISGYMRTLPTPQIVDGHIFYSDLVLKLILEIIPTTSLQGKDANIGNFVLIEFLTKKTKKYYIGVVKSIQSRDRDCEEDYEVKFMRKVTNSSSSIFVFPDVDDTSYVTGDQIKLILSNPKIDRRRHHVFSDSDLLEYAVI, from the exons ATGGAATTGCTGTTGAAATATAATGCAGAATTAAAGGattgcgtgaaaaatttattagcaCAATCGgcatcgaaaaaattaacgaagtCTTGTCCAACAGTCAATGAAAACAGTAAAAGTAACTTGTTAGTACGAAAATTGATGAGAATTTCTGACAAACAAAGTCAGGCCGAATCTTGCGGGAACAGATACGATTGCACAGTGAAAAAGTTTGCATCGTATATTTTCATGATTGGTGGAAGATTGTCGTACGAAACGTTATGCGCGAACTTGCCTCTACCATCCCCCTCATCTGTCAGTCGGTATTTGTTAGAAAACGGACCAGACATCATTGAAGGGCAGCTTCGATTgcaggaattgaaaaattacttaatCAAGGCCGACCTGCCTCTAGTCATATGGGTAAGCGAAGATGCGACGCGTATTACTGGCACCGTGCAATATGACCCAAAAACTAACCAATTAATTGGGTTGGTATTACCAACAGATAAAAATGGAATGCCTAAGTGCAAATCTTTCATGGCAACGTCACCAAAAGTAATGGAAGAAACGATGCAAAATATTCCAATTGCTTCTTTGGCGTACACAATTATGGCACAGcctttacaaaaaaatgcgGCGTCATTTTGTCTGTGCATATTTGGAACCGACAATAAATTCACAGCCGAACACGTGCTTAACAGATTCCAATTTATTTACGAACAATGTCAGCAATTCGGAATAAGAGTATTAGGATTTTCTTCGGATGGTGATCCAAGATTGTTAAAAGCGATGAGGATTGAAAGCCAAATAGGTATTTCGAATCTTGATTTACTCTTTGGTAAAGAAAATTGGACATGGTTCAACAGTGAATTTTGCAGTGAGTACTTTGTTTGCCAGGATACTGTACACATTGGTACAAAGCTAAGAAATCGCTTCATCAAAAACTCAATTGTTCTGCCGATGGGAAACAATATAGCGACTGTTAGTCACCTGAAACTATTGATACAGTCACAATCTAAAGACAAACACCAGATAACTTATTCTGACTTGGACCCAAAGGATAAAATGAATTTCCCTTCTgttcaaaaaatatgtcaagaAAATGTCAGAAAATTACTCAATGATACAGTACCTGGCAGCGAAGGAACATGTcagtatttgaaaatactacATAACACCGTAGTTTCATACATCGATTCTGAATTAACGCCGTTGGAAAGAATATTTAGCATCTGGTATTCTGTGTTTTGTTTAAGGATGTGGCGTGCATGGATTTCGGCAAATGACAGTTACACTTTgggcaaaaattttataacttcCAACTGTTACACATGCATTGAAATAAATGCTCATACGCTTATTGACGTCATCATACGCCTGAGAGATTCGGACCAACCAGAACTCTTCCTGCCATCTTTATATAGTAGTCAACCATGTGAAAGCTTTTTCCGACAAGTCCGTTCAATGTCATCCACGTACTCGACTATTGTCAACTGCAGCATGATGGACATCATTCATCGTCTCAATAGAATTCaagtacaaaatgaaatcatcATCGAAGAGtcagaaaatattatatttccaaGATTTAGGGAGAGAAAAAGTGTAATCAATGTCAACACATATCCACTACCTTCTAATCAAGAAATACAGAAAACCGTTGAAGACGCGAAATGTCGAGCTATTGAAGATCTCGGGAACcttggtatatttttcaacaatatctTATGTACACTGCCTTTTTCTGCAAAGTCTATTCAACTAGACTCAGACGACGAATCTGACAGCGAAGAAATCAGCGAGGAAACGGAGAGCGCAAATGAAGACACTATATCTGCAGAACTTGAACATGATATGATTACGTTGCAGTCTGTAACAGGAACTTTGGAACTCAAAAATTACTCCACCCAAACAGTTCAACTAAATGAAACGAGTCCATTTGCAGTCGTGCGTGATTCGTCGCAAGCCGAATACGTCGTTAGAAAATCGTCCATTTGTTGGCTGCTTAATAAAACCAAGCACCGTTTAAGTAGCGACAGACTTCAGAGAGTACGAGAAATCGAACTGCCGCATTTGTCCAAGAAG GAATCAGCTACTAGATCAAATACTGTCGAAGAGAATCCGGAAATAAGTATAGGGACATGGATGCTTTTTAGAGAAGACACTGAGGCAGAAACGAAATACAGAGTAGGCCTTGTTCTTGGATTCGTCTATCTAACTGGAAAAACAGACCCACAAAGAGAATACTCCAGATTAAGCGCTGACGTCAATAATGAAAGTATTGGCGTACTATGTACCTGGTATAGATTAATAAGTTCTAGTCTCCGTCCGGCACCAGTGGGGTCACATGATTACAAATGCATTTCTGGATATATGCGAACTTTACCAACACCACAGATAGTTGATgggcatattttttattcggatTTAGTTTTGAAACTAATCCTCGAGATTATTCCTACAACTTCACTCCAAG gtAAAGATGCAAATATCGGAAATTTTGTGCTGATCGAATTTCTCAccaaaaaaaccaaaaaatactACATCGGCGTTGTTAAAAGTATCCAATCAAGAGACAGAGATTGCGAGGAAGATTATGAAGTCAAATTCATGCGAAAAGTGACGAATTCGTCGAGCTCCATATTCGTTTTTCCAGATGTGGACGATACAAGTTATGTAACAGGAGATCAAATAAAGCTAATTCTGAGCAACCCGAAAATTGACCGAAGACGTCATCATGTATTCAGTGATTCTGATTTGTTAGAGTACGCTGTGATTTAA
- the LOC124305315 gene encoding uncharacterized protein LOC124305315 isoform X2, translated as MWRAWISANDSYTLGKNFITSNCYTCIEINAHTLIDVIIRLRDSDQPELFLPSLYSSQPCESFFRQVRSMSSTYSTIVNCSMMDIIHRLNRIQVQNEIIIEESENIIFPRFRERKSVINVNTYPLPSNQEIQKTVEDAKCRAIEDLGNLGIFFNNILCTLPFSAKSIQLDSDDESDSEEISEETESANEDTISAELEHDMITLQSVTGTLELKNYSTQTVQLNETSPFAVVRDSSQAEYVVRKSSICWLLNKTKHRLSSDRLQRVREIELPHLSKKESATRSNTVEENPEISIGTWMLFREDTEAETKYRVGLVLGFVYLTGKTDPQREYSRLSADVNNESIGVLCTWYRLISSSLRPAPVGSHDYKCISGYMRTLPTPQIVDGHIFYSDLVLKLILEIIPTTSLQGKDANIGNFVLIEFLTKKTKKYYIGVVKSIQSRDRDCEEDYEVKFMRKVTNSSSSIFVFPDVDDTSYVTGDQIKLILSNPKIDRRRHHVFSDSDLLEYAVI; from the exons ATGTGGCGTGCATGGATTTCGGCAAATGACAGTTACACTTTgggcaaaaattttataacttcCAACTGTTACACATGCATTGAAATAAATGCTCATACGCTTATTGACGTCATCATACGCCTGAGAGATTCGGACCAACCAGAACTCTTCCTGCCATCTTTATATAGTAGTCAACCATGTGAAAGCTTTTTCCGACAAGTCCGTTCAATGTCATCCACGTACTCGACTATTGTCAACTGCAGCATGATGGACATCATTCATCGTCTCAATAGAATTCaagtacaaaatgaaatcatcATCGAAGAGtcagaaaatattatatttccaaGATTTAGGGAGAGAAAAAGTGTAATCAATGTCAACACATATCCACTACCTTCTAATCAAGAAATACAGAAAACCGTTGAAGACGCGAAATGTCGAGCTATTGAAGATCTCGGGAACcttggtatatttttcaacaatatctTATGTACACTGCCTTTTTCTGCAAAGTCTATTCAACTAGACTCAGACGACGAATCTGACAGCGAAGAAATCAGCGAGGAAACGGAGAGCGCAAATGAAGACACTATATCTGCAGAACTTGAACATGATATGATTACGTTGCAGTCTGTAACAGGAACTTTGGAACTCAAAAATTACTCCACCCAAACAGTTCAACTAAATGAAACGAGTCCATTTGCAGTCGTGCGTGATTCGTCGCAAGCCGAATACGTCGTTAGAAAATCGTCCATTTGTTGGCTGCTTAATAAAACCAAGCACCGTTTAAGTAGCGACAGACTTCAGAGAGTACGAGAAATCGAACTGCCGCATTTGTCCAAGAAG GAATCAGCTACTAGATCAAATACTGTCGAAGAGAATCCGGAAATAAGTATAGGGACATGGATGCTTTTTAGAGAAGACACTGAGGCAGAAACGAAATACAGAGTAGGCCTTGTTCTTGGATTCGTCTATCTAACTGGAAAAACAGACCCACAAAGAGAATACTCCAGATTAAGCGCTGACGTCAATAATGAAAGTATTGGCGTACTATGTACCTGGTATAGATTAATAAGTTCTAGTCTCCGTCCGGCACCAGTGGGGTCACATGATTACAAATGCATTTCTGGATATATGCGAACTTTACCAACACCACAGATAGTTGATgggcatattttttattcggatTTAGTTTTGAAACTAATCCTCGAGATTATTCCTACAACTTCACTCCAAG gtAAAGATGCAAATATCGGAAATTTTGTGCTGATCGAATTTCTCAccaaaaaaaccaaaaaatactACATCGGCGTTGTTAAAAGTATCCAATCAAGAGACAGAGATTGCGAGGAAGATTATGAAGTCAAATTCATGCGAAAAGTGACGAATTCGTCGAGCTCCATATTCGTTTTTCCAGATGTGGACGATACAAGTTATGTAACAGGAGATCAAATAAAGCTAATTCTGAGCAACCCGAAAATTGACCGAAGACGTCATCATGTATTCAGTGATTCTGATTTGTTAGAGTACGCTGTGATTTAA